From the genome of Anopheles moucheti chromosome 3, idAnoMoucSN_F20_07, whole genome shotgun sequence, one region includes:
- the LOC128301752 gene encoding uncharacterized protein LOC128301752, producing the protein MATKVIVIAFLCAALVAVVQSAPQYSQGEEPTYDEDDDLNEPVKAHSNADPSASDEEFDPSLLTDDFANAPDPGRRPHFLEQDKESQQPSNSDSSSASAEQ; encoded by the exons ATGGCAACCAAAGTGATCGTTATCGCTTTCCTGTGTGCCGCCCTGGTTGCGGTTGTACAG AGTGCTCCACAATATTCGCAAGGTGAGGAGCCCACCtatgatgaggatgatgatttGAACGAACCTGTAAAGGCACATTCGAATGCCGATCCGTCCGCAAGTGATGAAGAGTTTGATCCCA GCCTTCTGACCGATGATTTTGCTAACGCGCCCGACCCCGGAAGACGCCCCCACTTCCTTGAGCAGGACAAGGAAAGCCAACAACCTTCCAATTCGGATTCGTCATCGGCATCAGCTGAACAATAG